The following DNA comes from bacterium.
CCATGACCATGCGCCCGATCGACGAGCTCGACAAGATCCTCGCAAGACCCGAAGACGCCGGGCTGCGTCGTGCGTTCACCCAGTGGTTGACCACGACCTTCTTGCCATCGCGGATGTCTGGCGTTACCGTACCAACCGTGGAGAAACTCGAAGAGGTGAAACCGATGATCGCAGAGAACGCTATCGACTGGTCCGCTCAATGGCGCAGAGAGGGCGTGGCAGAAGGACGGCGCAAGGGCGAGGCGGATCTGCTGCTGCGGCAGCTCGGCCGGCTGTACGGTCCGCTGGCGCCGGAGGTCGAAGAGCGGGTCCGCGGAGCCGAGGCGGAGCAGCTGCTCGAGTGGGGGGAGCGCCTGGTGGCCTCCGCTTCCCTCAAGGAGATCTTCGAGGACGGCTGCGACGACCGGGGGTAAATCGGAATCAGGCGCAGGGCTCTGGACGCGGCGCAGGCCCCCGTCCTCGCCCAGGCCGACGAGCCCCTCCATCGCACAGGCGACCGCCGAAGCGACGCTGGCGGCGCGCTCGGCAGCGGTGGCCGCGTACCCCACCGCCGCGTCCGCCGCATCGATATCCTCAAAGAGCGTCTCCAGCCGCCACCGGCCGGCCTCCGGCGGCGGGTGTTGACCAAGGCGAAGCTGGTCGGAGGGAGGAGGCCCCCTCTCCCCCTTGGGGGAGAGGGCTAGGGTGAGGGGGTCGAGCGCGTAGCGCGCGCATCCTCGTCATTCGACCA
Coding sequences within:
- a CDS encoding DUF4351 domain-containing protein: MTMRPIDELDKILARPEDAGLRRAFTQWLTTTFLPSRMSGVTVPTVEKLEEVKPMIAENAIDWSAQWRREGVAEGRRKGEADLLLRQLGRLYGPLAPEVEERVRGAEAEQLLEWGERLVASASLKEIFEDGCDDRG